A single window of Engraulis encrasicolus isolate BLACKSEA-1 chromosome 20, IST_EnEncr_1.0, whole genome shotgun sequence DNA harbors:
- the cfap90 gene encoding cilia- and flagella-associated protein 90, producing MDLLSQADKKPLSTLSVFSFIPSRRSEQKELTYYNFDNPRAKDVPQYDLYRHTEGYDNKLHRDDRQHAKGRGLDFSNEEASRSFPVLSSSEYGRRFPLSPNYHPGRRFFRVNYVRSEFFTKNGITKSVEEGYGSVVPV from the exons ATGGACTTACTTTCTCAAGCAGACAAGAAACCACTCTCTACTCTGTCCGTATTTAGTTTTATCCCATCAAGGAGATCTGAGCAGAAAGAGTTGACCTATTACAACTTCGATAATCCTCGG GCTAAAGACGTTCCCCAGTATGACTTGTATCGACACACTGAAGGTTATGACAACAAACTGCACCGTGACGACAGACAGCATGCAAAAGGCAGAGGCCTGGACTTCAGCAATGAG GAGGCCTCGAGGTCCTTCCCGGTGTTGTCTTCTTCGGAGTACGGACGGCGCTTCCCTCTCAGCCCAAATTACCACCCGGGACGACGCTTCTTCCGCGTCAACTACGTCCGATCCGAGTTCTTCACCAAAAACGGCATCACGAAAAGCGTGGAGGAAGGATACGGATCCGTGGTGCCCGTTTGA